A DNA window from Hydrogenothermus marinus contains the following coding sequences:
- the rpmF gene encoding 50S ribosomal protein L32 has product MAAPKRKKSKAKTAMRKAQWYKKLNIPGISLCPECGQPKKPHRVCPHCGYYKDKEVVEVI; this is encoded by the coding sequence ATGGCAGCACCTAAGAGAAAAAAATCTAAAGCTAAAACTGCTATGAGAAAGGCTCAATGGTATAAAAAGTTAAATATTCCTGGTATATCTCTTTGTCCTGAATGTGGACAGCCTAAAAAACCACATAGAGTTTGCCCTCATTGTGGATATTATAAGGATAAAGAGGTTGTTGAGGTTATTTAA